A DNA window from Cydia pomonella isolate Wapato2018A chromosome 18, ilCydPomo1, whole genome shotgun sequence contains the following coding sequences:
- the LOC133527548 gene encoding uncharacterized protein LOC133527548, with amino-acid sequence MTLRVEVPGDKPVHVEPCKCKPYPEIKPEKKLSRSVKEFLKKSWAFRSKVTVEPFVICYVLPSVLAGLAVQNLCLEKSCLVNLGYDEKTCRHIMQGRTLNYTEQEKKVQKMVAEMTAWSFPLQTALPGILTLFLGAWSDRTGNRKAFMVLPIVGKLVSIIGIILSTVFFLQVGLNETALLEGLPPALAGGRVAMTMAVYSYMTDITSESERTFRLGIITAILTLSRPVGLALSGIMTKRFGYYGVFMVACVFYLIGFVYIVLRLKEKPKKEVESDKQETILSVFSAKDFVATVNVAFMRREGTRRLQIILIMFAYMFIVGPVLGEAQMTYWFTRYKFKFTEVDYSLFLTYSVLVGSVGSFLTIYLFSKRWKIEDSIIGVVACLSRIAASLVYAMAPNRTVYFLGPLLDMFSSAGATSLRSIATKLVQADEVGKTSSLISISEALVPVIYSPLYSKVYLSTLTSFSGAFYLISASLAVPAIIILIVLYRLRKDDKKKAEAKPREPEVTRF; translated from the exons ATGACGTTGCGGGTCGAAGTGCCCGGGGATAAACCAGTCCATGTAGAACCGTGCAAGTGCAAGCCTTACCCAGAAATTAAACCCGAAAAGAAGTTAAGTAGGAGTGTAAAGGAGTTCTTAAAGAAATCATGGGCCTTCAGATCGAAAGTAACGGTGGAACCTTTTGTCATATGCTACGTTTTGCCAAGCGTGCTCGCTGGGCTCGCGGTGCAAAACCTGTGCTTAGAGAAATCATGCCTTGTGAACCTTGGGTACGACGAGAAAACATGCAGGCATATAATGCAAGGACGGACCTTAAATTACACAGAGCAAGAGAAGAAAGTGCAAAAGATGGTAGCTGAGATGACAGCGTGGAGCTTCCCATTGCAGACCGCTCTTCCAGGGATCCTGACGCTGTTCCTTGGGGCGTGGAGTGATCGCACTGGGAATCGGAAGGCTTTTATGGTTTTGCCTATCGTAGGGAAGCTGGTATCGATTATCGGTATCATATTGAGCACCGTTTTCTTTCTCCAAGTGGGATTAAACGAGACGGCTCTCCTGGAGGGTTTGCCGCCTGCACTTGCCGGTGGTCGAGTAGCCATGACCATGGCTGTGTATAGTTACATGACGGATATCACGAGTGAGTCTGAACGGACTTTCCGTCTCGGCATCATTACTGCGATACTGACCCTCAGCAGGCCAGTCGGGCTGGCGCTCAGCGGGATAATGACAAAACGTTTCGGTTACTACGGAGTGTTTATGGTCGCGTGTGTGTTTTATTTAATCGGGTTTGTTTACATTGTCCTAAGACTTAAGGAGAAACCTAAAAAGGAGGTGGAGAGTGATAAACAGGAGACTATTTTGTCTGTGTTCTCTGCGAAAGACTTCGTAGCGACAGTTAATGTGGCGTTCATGCGACGTGAAGGGACGCGGCGGTTGCAGATAATTCTAATTATGTTTGCATACATGTTCATCGTTGGACCAGTCTTAG GTGAAGCTCAAATGACCTACTGGTTCACCCGCTACAAATTCAAGTTCACTGAGGTGGACTACAGCCTGTTCCTCACATATTCCGTCCTTGTCGGGAGCGTGG GTTCGTTCCTAACAATATACCTATTCAGTAAGCGCTGGAAGATAGAGGACAGCATCATCGGCGTAGTGGCGTGCCTGAGCAGGATAGCTGCGAGCTTGGTGTACGCGATGGCGCCCAACCGAACAGTGTATTTTCTGGGGCCTTTGCTGGACATGTTCAGTTCCGCGGGCGCCACGTCTTTGAGAAGTATAGCTACAAAGTTGGTGCAAGCAGACGAAGTTG GTAAAACAAGCTCTCTAATCAGTATATCCGAAGCACTGGTGCCGGTGATATACTCGCCGCTGTACAGCAAGGTGTACCTCAGCACGCTCACGTCGTTTTCTGGAGCCTTCTACCTCATCAGCGCCTCGTTGGCGGTTCCtgctataattatattaat